One genomic window of Daphnia pulex isolate KAP4 chromosome 10, ASM2113471v1 includes the following:
- the LOC124204717 gene encoding uncharacterized protein LOC124204717 isoform X3, whose protein sequence is MKLACKQTRFQVELTILYQTSRYHNHSNMEMRDQVIEVPVLKCNERMRNLENNYYFLFFFLLYFYSAQKFQPPDRYKKPRIISIDTSSLRSLVHASNFAAMAFSTSLLVLATVCCFVVNAAEKNLLPVPSGTSHRQSRQMFVMPPPLFNYFNPYGYQMMVPAAQGGYESEIEERQNPVPEITLAPSATSCIAAATTSSNCILASSTPTGSFTVTFSANAQTVAVSIGPSKFFFTKVKVTCDTLTNVKAFTKTTELSATVKEALEDKPIVLLATSTATGSLKCKWTSQ, encoded by the exons ATGAAGTTGGCGTGCAAACAAACCCGTTTCCAAGTTGAATTAACAATTTTATACCAAACCTCGAGGTATCATAATCACTCAAATATGGAGATGAGAGACCAAGTTATTGAAGTACCAGTCTTAAAGTGCAACGAACGAATGCgcaatttagaaaataattattattttttatttttttttctactctaTTTTTACTCTGCGCAAAAGTTCCAACCTCCCGACAGGTATAAAAAGCCACGCATCATTTCAATCGACACTTCATCACTGAGATCTCTCGTCCACGCGTCCAACTTTGCAGCAATGGCGTTTTCGACTTCACTTTtg GTTCTGGCCACGGTTTGCTGTTTCGTCGTGAATGCAGCCGAAAAGAATCTGTTACCCGTTCCTTCCGGGACTAGCCATCGCCAATCCAGGCAAATGTTCGTCATGCCTCCGCCgctatttaattatttcaatcccTATGGGTATCAGATGATGGTGCCAGCAGCACAAG GCGGCTATGAATCGGAAATAGAAGAAAGGCAGAATCCAGTTCCGGAAATTACTTTAGCGCCATCAGCTACAT CGTGCATCGCTGCCGCCACCACCTCCAGCAATTGTATATTGGCATCCAGCACACCGACAGGATCTTTTACGGTTACGTTTAGTGCAAATGCCCAAACTGTTGCTGTGTCGATCGGGCcgagcaagtttttttttaccaaagtGAAAGTCACCTGCGATACCCTCACGAATGTTAAAGCCTTCACG AAAACCACCGAATTATCAGCAACGGTTAAGGAAGCGCTTGAAGATAAACCAATCGTGTTGCTTGCGACTTCCACCGCGACCGGCtcattgaaatgcaaatggACCTCACAATAA
- the LOC124204708 gene encoding proclotting enzyme-like, protein MKSTMLLTVLSLLAVAGIQAKNIGTLRALPDIGSASPPRNQWYTLDEQRRANFGYAYPGQAASNIRDADGNMAGSWSYVDADGNLVRATYTAGREQGFLVSSTNEGRVAPNVLSDLSKVGTTPKIGACNEAPSGLKTQKTVLNSKSSKESVVDAKYIVGLAKSREGDDPKFYYHCAGSLISKTHVLTSARCVTEENSNKPVHPARFDVRLGITKQSDDNIEDSEQASPIYEIKIHPDYDHITEENDIAVLTLDGPVEMTPKVAPVCLVPECFNSDGADLIAMGWGYKKYDGKLSEVLRYAFLTGMKNEQCRVQFKNEKLPSTAMCANGNGKGINCINEKGGPLVVEDAENTECRYNLVGIVSFGNRCIEEARSPTVYTKVASFLPWIAAQTVPI, encoded by the exons ATGAAATCAACG ATGTTATTGACGGTATTGTCCTTATTGGCTGTGGCTGGCATTCAAGCTAAAAACATTGGCACTCTTCGAGCATTGCCCGACATCGGCTCAGCTTCGCCACCCCGGAATCAATGGTACACACTGGACGAGCAGCGCCGGGCTAATTTCGGCTATGCTTACCCCGGCCAGGCTGCCAGCAACATTCGCGATGCTGATGGCAACATGGCCGGTTCTTGGAGTTATGTCGACGCTGATGGTAACCTGGTCCGCGCCACCTACACGGCTGGGCGAGAGCAAGGCTTCCTCGTCTCATCCACCAACGAAGGGCGAGTGGCTCCTAATGTCCTATCCGACCTGAGCAAAGTGGGTACCACTCCGAAGATTGGCGCTTGCAATGAAGCCCCTTCCGGCCTCAAAACACAAAAGACCGTCCTCAACTCCAAGTCTTCGAAAGAATCCGTTGTGGATGCGAAATACATT GTGGGATTGGCTAAAAGCAGGGAAGGCGACGACCCAAAGTTCTATTACCATTGCGCTGGATCTCTCATTAGCAAGACACACGTCCTGACATCGGCTCGCTGTGTCACAGAGGAAAATTCCAACAA GCCTGTACATCCAGCACGATTCGATGTCCGATTGGGCATAACCAAGCAGTCCGATGATAACATTGAAGACTCGGAGCAAGCGTCACCCAtctacgaaataaaaattcaccCGGATTATGATCACATTACGGAG GAAAACGACATCGCCGTTCTAACGCTGGACGGTCCCGTAGAGATGACACCCAAAGTTGCCCCCGTTTGCTTGGTGCCGGAATGTTTCAACAGCGATGGCGCAGACTTGATCGCCATGGGCTGGGGATACAAGAAATACGACGGCAAGCTATCCGAAGTGCTCAGGTACGCCTTCTTGACCGGTATGAAAAATGAGCAGTGCAGAGTCCAATTCAAGAACGAGAAGCTGCCCAGTACGGCGATGTGCGCCAATGGCAACGGGAAAGGCATTAATTGCATA AACGAGAAGGGAGGTCCGCTAGTCGTTGAAGATGCGGAAAACACCGAATGCCGTTACAATCTGGTCGGTATCGTCAGCTTCGGAAACA GATGCATCGAGGAAGCTCGCAGCCCAACCGTTTATACGAAAGTGGCCTCGTTCCTGCCTTGGATAGCTGCACAAACTGTTCCTATTTGA
- the LOC124205058 gene encoding venom serine protease-like: MKLMMLLTVLSLLAVAGIQAKNIGTLRELPDITSASLPQKQWYTQDGQGQANFGYAYPGQAASNIRDADGNMAGSWSYVDADGNLVRATYTAGREQGFLVSSTNEGPAVAPKAPASDPDKVAPIISGCNAVGRSTHQEPKFRMVGSEEVNQNQYPFMVGLAETVLDDGWFYHVCGGSLITPTKILTAAHCVTHVNSTKALSPKRFEVRLGMHKQNSNENDAEQTHSVGKIKVHEDYNWKSVENDLAILTLDVPVTYTDKVAPICLVPKCFDGNDQTVTAMGWGHTTDGGKNSHVLRHAALSVVNNEQCKIDVNDKYLADSALCAFADGRDTCQNDSGGPLVLEYPEDTKCRFKQIGVVSYGDKCASGKPGVYAKVASFVPWVEENAQLD, from the exons ATGAAACTAATG ATGTTATTGACGGTATTGTCCTTATTGGCTGTGGCTGGCATTCAAGCTAAAAATATTGGCACTCTTCGAGAGTTGCCCGATATTACCTCAGCTTCGCTACCCCAGAAGCAATGGTACACACAGGACGGGCAGGGCCAGGCTAATTTCGGCTATGCTTACCCCGGCCAGGCTGCCAGCAACATTCGCGATGCTGATGGTAACATGGCCGGTTCTTGGAGTTATGTCGACGCTGATGGTAACCTGGTCCGTGCCACTTACACGGCTGGGCGAGAGCAAGGCTTCCTCGTCTCTTCCACCAACGAAGGGCCAGCAGTCGCTCCTAAAGCTCCTGCATCCGATCCGGACAAAGTGGCTCCCATAATTTCTGGTTGCAATGCCGTAGGTCGTTCCACCCACCAAGAGCCTAAATTCCGGATGGTAGGAAGTGAAGAAGTCAACCAGAATCAATATCCTTTCatg GTGGGATTGGCTGAAACTGTCCTCGATGACGGTTGGTTCTATCACGTTTGCGGTGGATCTCTGATTACTCCGACAAAGATCCTGACAGCGGCTCACTGCGTCACCCACGTCAACTCTACCAA AGCCCTCAGCCCTAAGCGTTTCGAAGTCAGACTGGGCATGCACAAACAGAACAGTAACGAAAACGACGCCGAGCAAACGCACAGCGTCGGCAAAATCAAAGTTCACGAGGATTACAACTGGAAGTCGGTC gaaaacGACTTGGCCATCCTGACGCTGGACGTGCCCGTGACATACACGGACAAAGTTGCGCCCATTTGCCTGGTGCCCAAATGTTTCGACGGTAACGACCAAACGGTGACCGCCATGGGATGGGGACACACTACGGATGGAGGCAAGAATTCCCATGTCCTCCGGCACGCTGCCTTGTCGGTTGTCAACAACGAGCAATGCAAAATCGACGTGAATGATAAATACCTGGCCGACAGTGCCTTGTGCGCCTTTGCTGACGGACGAGACACTTGCCAA AACGACAGCGGCGGTCCACTGGTCCTTGAATACCCGGAAGACACGAAATGCCGTTTCAAGCAGATCGGTGTCGTCAGCTACGGAGATA AATGCGCCTCGGGCAAACCAGGAGTCTACGCCAAAGTGGCATCGTTCGTACCTTGGGTAGAAGAAAACGCTCAATTAGATTGA